DNA sequence from the Tissierella sp. MB52-C2 genome:
TGGCAGACTTTTTTCTATTTCATCAAATCTAATATCCTTTATACCAAATCTAACAGCTAATTCTTGAAGTTGACATTTACCAGTTCTATCACAGGCAGTACAATCTCTATCATGGTTTGCCAGTATCATTTCAAGTATATTTTTTCTATATTTTTGTACCTTTGGAGTATTTGTAAATACTTCCATACCATCCTTTGGTAATTGAGAACATGATGCAAAAGTATTTCCCCATTTATCTTCCACCATACACATTCTACAAGCACCATAAATACTCAATTCTGAATGGTAACAAAATGTAGGTAAACTTATACCAGCCTTTCTAACTACTTCTAATACATTTTTCTCTCCATCAAATTCTATTCTTCTACCATCTATAATCATTGTACCCTTCATGCCCTAAGCCTCCCTTATAGCTGCGAATGCACAGGATTCTATACAAGCACCGCATTTAATACATTTATTTTGATCAATTGCAAATGGTTCCTTTACTTTTCCATGAATTGCACCTACAGGACAAATTCTGCTACATTTACTACATCCTTTACAAAGCTCAGAGCTGATTTCTATTACCCTTAATCCTTGGCAAGTCTTTGTAGAACATCTCTTATTTTTTACATGGTCTAAATATTCATCTTTAAAATATTTTAAGGAACTGACTACAGGGTTTGCCGCAGTTTTACCTAATCCACAAAGAGCAGTATTGGTTATGGTATCTGCCAACTCCTCAAGTAAATCTAAATCTTCTACTGTTCCTTGTCCAGATACTATCTTTTCTAAAATATTTAACATAATCTTAGTTCCTTCTCTACAAGGAACACATTTTCCACAAGATTCATTTTGGGTAAAGTTCATAAAGAATCTAGCCACTTCTACCATACAAGTATCTTCATCCATTATAACCATTCCACCAGAGCCAATCATAGCACCAGCATCTGTTAAAGAGTCAAAATCAAGGGACATATCTAAATGTTCTTCAGTTAAACATCCGCCTGATGGTCCTCCTATTTGAACTGCCTTAAATTTTTTATTATCTTTAATTCCTCCACCTATATTGAATATAATCTCCCTAAGAGTTGTTCCCATAGGCACTTCTATTAATCCAGTATTATTCACATTTCCAGTCAGTGCAAATGCCTTCGTTCCTGGACTCCCCTTAGTTCCATAGGATTTGTACCATTCTGCGCCGTTCATAATTATATGTCTGACATTGGCAAAAGTCTCAACATTATTAAGGACAGTAGGTTTTCTCCAAAGTCCTTCTTCTACAGTTCTCTTTGCCTTTACTCTAGGCATTCCTCTTTCCCCTTCAATGGATGCAATAAGGGCACTACCTTCGCCACATACAAAGGCTCCAGCCCCTTGATTTACATGAAGTTCAAAGTTTAGACTTGTACCTAAAATATTTTTTCCTAGTAATCCAATTTTTCTTGCTTGTTCTATGGCTTTGTTAAGTCTAGATACTGCCAAAGGATATTCTGCTCTAACATAAATATATCCTTCTGATGCTCCAGTAGCATAGGCGGCAATAGCCATACCTTCAATAATATTGTGAGGATCTCCCTCCATTAAAGACCTATCCATAAATGCACCCGGGTCTCCTTCATCACCATTACATACTACATACTTCATATCACTATCATAGGATAAAACTTGCAGCCACTTCTTTCCAGCAGGATAGCCTCCGCCTCCTCTTCCTCGTAAGTTTGCATTGGA
Encoded proteins:
- a CDS encoding NADH-quinone oxidoreductase subunit NuoF, with amino-acid sequence MTIASIQELMDVSKTFKNSLDKQYKQVLVCGGTGCVAGGSLEIYAEIKRLIEEKGILADVELYEENEGVGIKKSGCHGFCEAGPLVRIEPDKFLYLKVGLEDCEEIVNTTLVEGKPIERLMYSKDNKVYHQQEEIPFYKSQTRVVLEHCGHIDAESIKEYIAYGGYQALAKALDTMTPEEVCKEISNANLRGRGGGGYPAGKKWLQVLSYDSDMKYVVCNGDEGDPGAFMDRSLMEGDPHNIIEGMAIAAYATGASEGYIYVRAEYPLAVSRLNKAIEQARKIGLLGKNILGTSLNFELHVNQGAGAFVCGEGSALIASIEGERGMPRVKAKRTVEEGLWRKPTVLNNVETFANVRHIIMNGAEWYKSYGTKGSPGTKAFALTGNVNNTGLIEVPMGTTLREIIFNIGGGIKDNKKFKAVQIGGPSGGCLTEEHLDMSLDFDSLTDAGAMIGSGGMVIMDEDTCMVEVARFFMNFTQNESCGKCVPCREGTKIMLNILEKIVSGQGTVEDLDLLEELADTITNTALCGLGKTAANPVVSSLKYFKDEYLDHVKNKRCSTKTCQGLRVIEISSELCKGCSKCSRICPVGAIHGKVKEPFAIDQNKCIKCGACIESCAFAAIREA